A window of Rhododendron vialii isolate Sample 1 chromosome 13a, ASM3025357v1 contains these coding sequences:
- the LOC131315291 gene encoding pentatricopeptide repeat-containing protein At1g11710, mitochondrial — MLVRLFLSKRRSLLSRGFYAGKQFTNPTTEDIVFKAICLNLRQKKWKLLDQMTLRVTNAEVDRVLWEFRNSPQLALQFFNLVGKKKGFLHSLRSCCIAIHLMVNVRRYDEALIVMKNLIQTKGYSPVEVLEGLVDSYETNLTSLAAFDALVRACTQIGASEGAYEVIKKSQREGFWVSIHAWNNFLNHLLNGNETERFWKVYTEMVSYGYSENVNTYNLLIYALCKECKFYEAISVLYRMLKDGITPNVVAFNMLVDGACKIGEIDLGLKLVKKMGVMSGDCVSPNSVTYNCLINGYCKLGRLVIAQEVLNEMVKVGIDPNVRTYATLIDGYSRNGCLEEAFRWCDEMVEKGLVPNVVVYNSLVHWLHMEGDVEGASLLLSDMVEKCIPPDQFTYSILTKGLCRNGYLHKALKCHKWILEKNLVEEPFTHNILIDYLFRNKNIKGAKQLLGSMFVHGLIPDVVTYGTLIDGECKQGSVESAIQIYDDMIKVEKRSNMVIYNSIVNGLCKAASLQKASLLVDTLENANMLDPVTYNTLLNGFCASGNIEKALDLFSKMRREGNSVNIVTYNVVINNLCKHGFFQRAKELMKAMIVQGLIPDFITYTTLVTNIAKNCSREEVIELHDYMVLNGVIPDTQTYNSIVGPLLAGGAEKDQA; from the coding sequence ATGCTTGTCAGATtgtttttgtcaaaaagaagaagtcttTTATCCCGAGGATTTTACGCGGGTAAGCAATTTACAAATCCAACTACGGAAGACATTGTTTTTAAGGCAATATGTTTAAATCTAAggcaaaagaaatggaaactCTTGGATCAAATGACTTTACGTGTCACGAATGCGGAAGTAGATCGCGTGCTTTGGGAGTTTCGAAACTCGCCACAGCTAGCTTTGCAGTTCTTCAACTTGGTTGGGAAGAAAAAAGGTTTTTTACATTCCTTAAGATCTTGCTGTATTGCAATTCATCTGATGGTGAACGTTAGAAGATATGACGAGGCCTTAATTGTTATGAAGAACTTGATACAAACAAAGGGATATTCTCCTGTGGAGGTTTTGGAAGGATTGGTTGATAGCTATGAGACAAATTTGACAAGTCTGGCAGCATTTGATGCATTGGTTAGGGCTTGCACCCAAATTGGTGCCTCTGAAGGTGCTTATGAGGTCATCAAGAAGTCGCAAAGGGAGGGATTTTGGGTGTCAATTCACGCATGGAACAACTTTTTGAACCATCTTCTGAATGGGAACGAGACTGAAAGGTTTTGGAAAGTTTATACGGAGATGGTATCATATGGATATTCAGAGAATGTGAAtacttataatcttcttatttatGCTCTTTGCAAGGAATGCAAATTCTATGAAGCGATTTCGGTGTTATATCGAATGTTAAAGGATGGAATTACACCCAATGTTGTCGCTTTCAACATGCTTGTAGACGGAGCTTGCAAAATCGGCGAGATTGATCTTGGCTTAAAGCTTGTTAAGAAGATGGGAGTCATGTCAGGGGATTGTGTTTCACCCAATTCAGTGACCTATAACTGTCTTATCAATGGGTACTGCAAATTAGGAAGGCTAGTCATTGCACAAGAGGTTTTGAATGAGATGGTCAAGGTTGGAATTGACCCTAATGTGAGAACATATGCGACTTTGATTGATGGGTATTCAAGGAATGGGTGTTTGGAGGAAGCGTTTAGGTGGTGCGACGAAATGGTGGAAAAAGGGTTGGTGCCTAATGTTGTTGTTTATAATTCACTTGTCCATTGGCTTCACATGGAAGGAGATGTGGAGGGAGCTTCTCTGCTTTTATCTGACATGGTCGAGAAGTGCATACCCCCTGACCAATTCACCTATTCTATCTTGACAAAGGGGCTTTGTAGAAATGGGTACCTACACAAAGCTCTTAAGTGTCACAAGTGGATTCTAGAAAAGAACCTTGTGGAAGAACCTTTTACGCACAATATTCTCATTGACTATctttttagaaacaaaaacattAAAGGAGCAAAGCAACTTTTGGGTAGCATGTTTGTTCATGGGTTGATTCCTGATGTTGTCACGTACGGCACATTGATTGATGGAGAATGCAAACAAGGGAGTGTGGAAAGTGCGATTCAGATTTATGATGATATGATAAAGGTGGAGAAAAGGTCTAATATGGTAATATACAATTCCATTGTGAACGGCTTGTGCAAAGCGGCATCACTACAAAAGGCGAGCCTTTTGGTTGATACCTTGGAGAATGCAAATATGCTTGATCCTGTAACCTATAACACTTTGTTGAATGGTTTCTGTGCTAGTGGGAATATTGAGAAGGCATTAGATTTGTTTTCGAAAATGAGAAGAGAGGGGAATTCGGTGAACATAGTCACTTACAACGTAGTGATCAATAATTTGTGCAAGCATGGATTTTTTCAACGGGCAAAGGAACTTATGAAGGCAATGATTGTCCAAGGTTTGATTCCGGATTTCATTACATATACAACTCTTGTTACTAATATCGCTAAGAACTGCAGTAGGGAGGAAGTAATCGAATTGCATGACTATATGGTGCTTAATGGTGTCATTCCTGATACTCAAACATACAATTCCATTGTTGGTCCACTTCTAGCAGGAGGCGCAGAAAAGGATCAAGCTTAA
- the LOC131314002 gene encoding uncharacterized protein LOC131314002, protein MVPDANVDSTTVEAYTSILECDTSKRKKGKTKVKVKSSSLTRGVKKTFTRVEKRLDDFVYVDLKKGAKKSSKQKWNPSEAPLIHLLPIKDANLLRQIVDCSDTDLNCTVWTSDVTREVIPLEDVMKLLQGGDVSNWMIDGLARMLTIQLEKDKLNHGNVAYFPCTIWTILHNEKSDMRTVLLDQKLHRVFENVRQHGTTYYWYMVFPMNGSGDKPLKFSPYHWTILFYDVRKKKWMHYNSLKKRDGRDPILKDATFVKKYVENYMKDRHDELKNKSTGIEILFQEQNFDAPICSPQNAPQQENTSVDCGVIVCMLMELLAHLEPIPKSLTKTEIDQFRAGLVSRILNDEGRSWTIKKWEARRMGKGSQ, encoded by the exons ATGGTGCCAGATGCAAATGTGGACAGTACAACTGTTGAAGCATACACGAGTATACTAGAATGCGACACATCTAAAAGGAAGAAGGGGAAAACCAAAGTAAAAGTGAAATCATCATCCCTGACTAGAGGAGTGAAGAAAACTTTCACCAGAGTGGAGAAGCGATTAGACGATTTTGTCtacgttgatttgaaaaaaggggcaaagaaatcatcaaaacaaaagtGGAATCCGAGTGAAGCACCATTGATTCACTTGCTCCCGATTAAAGATGCGAACCTATTGCGTCAAATTGTTGACTGTTCTGACACAGATCTCAA TTGCACCGTCTGGACCAGTGATGTGACGAGAGAAGTTATACCCCTGGAAGACGTAATGAAACTCTTGCAAGGAGGGGACGTCTCAAATTGG ATGATCGACGGTCTAGCTCGTATGTTAacaatccagctggaaaaagatAAGCTTAACCATGGTAACGTTGCATATTTTCCATGCACCATCTGG ACTATACTGCACAACGAGAAAAGCGACATGAGAACAGTTCTGCTAGACCAAAAGCTCCATCGTGTGTTTGAAAACGTTCGGCAACATGGGACTACATATTATTGGTACATGGTATTCCCTATGAATGGCAGCGGGGACAAACCGCTAAAATTTAGTCCGTACCATTGGACCATTCTTTTCTATGATGttaggaaaaagaaatggaTGCACTACAATTCGTTGAAGAAGAGAGACGGCAGAGATCCAATTCTGAAAGACGCTACCTTTGTG AAAAAATACGTGGAGAACTACATGAAGGACAGGCATGATGAGCTGAAGAACAAAAGTACCGGTATAGAGATACTCTTTCAAGAACAAAATTTCGATGCTCCAATATGCTCACCTCAAAATGCTCCACAACAAGAAAATACATC GGTTGATTGTGGGGTTATCGTCTGCATGCTCATGGAACTATTGGCGCACCTTGAACCAATCCCAAAATCACTGACAAAGACAGAAATTGATCAGTTTAGAGCTGGTTTAGTCTCTCGGATTTTGAACGATGAAGGTAGAAGCTGGACAATCAAGAAATGGGAAGCTAGAAGGATGGGGAAGGGATCGCAATGA
- the LOC131314003 gene encoding uncharacterized protein LOC131314003, with protein MDSTIMFLCKYGLQILPVRLSGGGRLKDVLSSIRNRWENLSVGGFSVSYAYEDGYCALHNESDFENMLFLFSNCDRINAKVDENKHSSRLIVGSTINEVGDVDEVVDDELEYVDRMDPAEKYCKHAEPRYLTEAGAHLIEGVGQEFPLGVKEFRQDLAKYAIENGFMYRLVKNDNIRVTAVCVIVGCGWYVHAILNRTNGVFHITKCHNEHNCGSTYRTNKHKRVSSRLVANEIAGIVEKKPKTSPIDVMDMFTDKYGLDLCYHSAWLGVEKVRGGLYGDYEGSFDRLRWYVEAARATNPGSVLRLESDPVTKEFSRLFVSFDACIKGFNYCRPFLCLDATHLKGRFKGSLLAATGKDANQCLFSVAYAICDAENEANWTWFLGLLKSTMSTRPITFITDRNAGLVNNIPVMFPGCHHAYCLYHIQFNLKDHFPGRFRKGFRNRLVELFNKCAYASSVSVYKAAEEDFYQFGGDKARTFIASVPKEHWSNAYFEGQRYGEMSSSAVESFNNWILKAREMPVFYLVDELRRKIMRQMAARRVKSMKWNSVICPKMDKKLAHFIKKGRSWRIIMSKGGLYEVRCRIPKVVSVEERTCSCGNWQSTGFMCRHAATVIIKACGGEGNLVDHMDPFYLVDAYRRTYEEPIYPVVESDIPDFTKEGDRVINPPRNRRPAGRPKVKRIRSRGEESYTRPNKCGRCHKATKHNRRTCKEPSDI; from the exons ATGGATTCAACAATAATGTTtctttgtaagtatgggttgcAGATTCTTCCGGTGAGGTTATCGGGTGGTGGTAGGTTGAAGGATGTCTTAAGCAGTATTCGTAATAGGTGGGAAAATCTGTCTGTTGGTGGGTTTTCTGTTTCATATGCTTATGAGGATGGATATTGTGCTCTTCATAATGAATCTGATTTTGAGAACATGcttttcttgtttagtaattgtGATCGCATAAACGCGAAGGTTGATGAGAATAAACATAGTAGCAGGTTAATTGTTGGTAGTACTATTAATGAAGTGGGTGATGTTGATGAAGTGGTTGATGATGAGTTAGAATATGTGGATAGAATGGACCCCGCGGAAAAGTATTGTAAACATGCTGAGCCTAGGTATTTGACTGAAGCTGGGGCTCATTTGATAGAGGGTGTTGGACAGGAATTTCCATTAGGTGTGAAGGAGTTCAGGCAGGATCTGGCTAAATATGCGATTGAGAATGGCTTTATGTACCGTTTGGTGAAAAATGACAATATTAGGGTGACAGCTGTTTGTGTTATTGTAGGGTGTGGATGGTACGTGCATGCTATTTTAAATAGAACCAATGGAGTATTTCATATTACAAAGTGTCATAATGAGCATAATTGTGGTTCAACGTACCGAACCAATAAGCATAAGCGTGTGTCATCCCGTTTGGTTGCGAATGAGATAGCTGGGATTGTCGAGAAGAAACCCAAGACTTCACCTATCGACGTGATGGATATGTTTACGgacaagtatggtcttgatctGTGCTATCATAGTGCTTGGTTAGGTGTTGAAAAGGTAAGGGGGGGATTATATGGAGATTATGAAGGTTCATTCGATAGGCTTCGGTGGTACGTTGAAGCTGCAAGGGCTACGAATCCAGGGAGCGTTTTGAGGCTTGAATCTGATCCTGTAACAAAGGAGTTTTCGCGATTGTTTGTGTCGTTTGATGCTTGTATCAAGGGGTTCAACTACTGTCGGCCTTTTTTGTGTCTGGATGCGACCCATCTGAAAGGTAGATTCAAAGGATCACTCCTTGCCGCAACAGGGAAAGATGCAAATCAAT GTCTATTTTCCGTAGCTTATGCAATTTGTGATGCTGAAAATGAAGCTAATTGGACTTGGTTTCTTGGCCTTCTAAAGAGTACAATGTCCACTCGTCCTATTACCTTTATTACTGATCGTAATGCAGGTCTTGTAAACAACATTCCTGTTATGTTTCCCGGTTGCCATCATGCATACTGTCTCTATCACATACAGTTTAACTTGAAGGATCACTTCCCGGGACGGTTTAGAAAAGGTTTTCGGAACAGGCTCGTTGAATTGTTCAACAAATGTGCATATGCTTCATCGGTGTCGGTTTACAAAGCTGCTGAGGAAGATTTTTACCAATTTGGCGGAGATAAAGCTAGGACCTTTATTGCGAGTGTCCCCAAAGAGCATTGGAGTAACGCGTACTTCGAAGGTCAACGGTATGGTGAGATGAGCTCTAGTGCTGTGGAGTCGTTTAATAATTGGATTCTTAAAGCTCGGGAAATGCCTGTATTTTATTTAGTTGATGAGCTTCGTCGCAAAATTATGAGGCAAATGGCTGCTAGGAGAGTAAAGTCGATGAAATGGAATTCAGTGATTTGTCCGAAGATGGATAAGAAGTTAGCTCACTTTATCAAGAAAGGAAGGTCGTGGAGGATCATTATGTCAAAGGGTGGGTTGTACGAGGTACGCTGTCGTATCCCAAAGGTAGTATCTGTTGAGGAAAGGACCTGCTCTTGTGGTAATTGGCAATCTACCGGTTTCATGTGTAGGCATGCTGCAACAGTTATTATAAAAGCTTGTGGAGGGGAAGGAAATTTGGTGGACCATATGGATCCGTTTTACCTTGTTGATGCGTATCGGCGTACATATGAAGAACCTATATATCCGGTTGTAGAGAGTGACATTCCTGATTTTACGAAAGAAGGTGACCGGGTTATAAACCCTCCACGGAATAGGCGGCCAGCGGGTAGGCCCAAAGTTAAACGCATTCGTTCAAGGGGTGAAGAGTCATATACCAGGCCTAATAAATGTGGGAGGTGCCACAAGGCCACAAAGCACAATCGAAGAACATGCAAAGAGCCAAGCGATATATGA